AGTAACTGATACTGGAGTACAATGTAGAAGACACTATTCACATGACAGGGAAAGAAAGATCAAACAGTGAAATGCAGGTTAATTCTTTCGATTTGTTTCATGCTGTTATTGGAAAACTGCTTAAGAGAGTACTCGTTTATTAGTTGTAGGGTAAGTCCTGGATTAGGAGTTACAATTTAGAAAGTAATGAATCAATGTACTGTTTGTTGATTCTTAGcagaatttttatttaaaaagttgTCGTCTTCTCAATTATCTGATATGTATGTGATTGCCTTGTTTAGTTAATCTGCCTATTTGGTTGACTATTGAAAACAGGGCAGAAGAAACTGCCATCTGCCTTATTATCTGATCCTTCTGGAATTTCCATTACTGCTCTCAGGTTTTTTATCACCAGTTCTGTGCTTGATCTTACTATCGTGGGCTTGGATACAAATGAAGGAGATTCAGTTGCACATGGTCAGCAACCTCACTTCAAAATTTGTTCTAAACTAAACCTCGAATTAGGCAACATTGTATTTCTTCTAGGGCATGCAGAGAAAAAACAGCTGTTAATTGGCGAAGGGAAAGTGGTGATAGCTACAGATAATCTCATAAAACTATCAACAGAAGGCTTTACTTGGAGCCCTGGATCTGCCGGTTTTGATTCGCAAGGTAATCTTGCATTTATGATCTGTGATCCAATGAAGCTAGCCACTTCACCAAACACCAAATCTTGTTcaacttcttcatcttcttcagcaTCTTGGAAGAAGGATCTTCCAATGCAATTTGGCATCCCGATGCCCATTATCTATGACTGGTTAAATCAGCATTGGGAAGGCAGCCTCGATGACCTCAGCAAACCGAAATTACCGCTGATGCGGTTGGTGTCAGCCGGCCATAGAAGTGAGCATTCTTGTGCTTCTTTTACAATGAGGCAAGTTTTCAAGGCAACTGATGAAATTGAGGGAGCCACGTCATCATCAAATACCGTGTCAAAACCTAGAGACCAACCTGGACAAGGGTGTCCTGCAGCTGGACTCACCGGAGAGGACGACAAAGCACATGGTAGCACAACTCACCTTCAGGGAATTCCAACCCCTGAAATCTATGAATCACCAAAGGTAACTGCAAACCCTGTGAAGAAGAACGAAACTACgcaaatacaaatacaactcTTGGATATCAATTTCCCTCCAAGGGTATTCAAACCCCCATCAACCCGACCTTCGAAGGAACTTCTTCCAGGTTCAGGTGAGAATTGTGTGAATGAAGCTCCTTTATTAAGTTCAAACAAAGAGGAAAGAGAGGAAGCAAAGCAAAGGAAAGATAACGAGGCAGCTTTAATGGAGGAAACTGGCTCAACTGGTTCAGTAGGTGATGCACAGAGCGAGGTGCAGTCTAGTTGTTCACCAGTTGTAGCAGTATCAGGAGTTAGAGATGCAGAAAGCAGTGATGAAGAGACATTGTATTCAGCAGAAACTGCTGAAAGCAGAAACTATAATAGCCCTAGGGAAGGGAAGTTCCAGCCTGTTGGGAGGAGTCAAAGTTGTGTGAGTTACAATAGGTGGGGCCCAGTTCACCGGAATCCGGTGGCTCGAAGGACATCATTAGAGAAACAGAGGAGTTTTATGCAGCCGAGAAAGACTTACTCACAAGGAGCTCCATCTCATAAGACAATGGACTATTTCAGTCCTACAGTGTCTTCTGTCATGAAGAAGCGGAACaacgagcagcagcagcagcgtcAGCCGCCACCACAACAACCAATCAAGCCACGGCCAACTGCAGTAAATTCTTCGCCTAGGTGGAATTTTTGATGTACCTACAAAATTGTGAAATGTAGAAGATTAAAAAGATATAATCCTATAAAGTTATAACCCTTCTGTTGTGGTACATGGAAAGTGAGTCAGCTTGGTTCAATTGTTTCCATTTTCTTACACTGTAAGTTGtaactaattaatttgttgTGACCACCATTTTAGACAGGCACCTCTTAattaataataagaaaaatatgaGAAATGTTGTATGAAATGCTTCAAATACAGCTCTAGCATGCCTCGTCATCAACTAAACTAGCTGGCATTAGGATAAGAGATGAACATGAGTCAATAAGTAAGTACCTCATTCGGCTACTGGTGGCGGATCTTAAACCGATTTATGAGGAGGGCCAGTAGAAAaatttatactccgtaatatgtACGCTAAAAGTTTAGGGGGACAACTAAAATACACTATGGAAATTTTTGTTCGAGGTGTCGGGCCCACTCAGACCATGAAGAAGATCCGCCCCTAGATCCTATCCATGAGTTCGGAGATTCAATACTAACCCCGCTCCGCTCTCTTAGGCACGGTGAGCTGGCGTAAAACGTCAAAGCCTGGGTCATAAGCCAGACCTGGTGTAAAACGCAGGCCAGCGGCGTTTCACGCCGGGCACCGGGAGTGAGTCTTGCTGTCACGACGTTACGCCAGCTGTTTGGAGGACTTTGTTGccaaaatattttcaaaataaggACATGTATTGATAAATAGCGTTGTGTCAACTAATGTTGTGCAGATATGAGATACCTAATATTGTAGTTTTCATTAACACCACAAAAAATATGGCTCTACTATAGACACAAGCATGTAAGCTGGGCTGCAGAAAAGCTGAAATTCTTTATCCACTTGTTATACATGTAAAGCTGGGTGGTCCATTTTACCTGTGTTTGAATCTGGGCATAtactaataataacaataatgaaATTAAACAGTGTTTTTATGTCACACTTTACTACCAAGATTTGGATAGATCTGGACAACATGCACAGAATCTCGGTGTGGGGTTACTGGGGCCTGATTtggtttagaatttaggaaatACAGTTGAATTTCCACTCTTTCTactaagagcatctccaatggttgtagctagggactagcttgaaatttataaaagtttcaagctaatagctagaccattggagtgaaaataacaaattagctttgccaagcaaattagcttaaacaagctaatttgcttgacaactagctctcaaaattgccaaataattaattgacaagtggacaagtggaataaatttaaataacaagctagttgctagccattggggcacaaattagctagacaataaaatagcttgaaatcttatgtggcataataagctaattgtcaaattagcttaccattgTGAATGCTCTAAGATGGTAAGAAAAATGTTAATATAGTGATTAAGTTTGATATTCTTGAGGCTGGGGTTTGATTATCCTCAAATTCATCTttaaggtcatgcattagcttCATGAAAAACAAGTATGTAGTGAGACTGTGAGAGTATGTTGGCTTAGTATCACGATAGTGTTTTAATACTGGATTGTGCACCGCGCTCATGCCTATCTGGCGGGAAGGCTGCTAGGCTTGTGTAAAAAGGGTCTCTTGGCTCGTTGAAGTACGAGCGTAACATTTAATTCTTAGAACTGGCATGTACTCTTGCCTGAAGATTGGCACGGGGCCTTGTGTGCGCACGACAGGTACAAGCGAATCTGATGACGAAAGAGTAAAACAATGATTAATCCCCTAGCCCTACATTGTTCCAATTAAGGGTAAAGACTGATCAATGATCATTTTTCATTCCCGAGTTTGGGATTTGAACCCTTAACCAATTGGTTAAGAACAAAGTGAGCAACCACTATACTAAGACCAACTTGACTACTTGTCGATATTATTATAATTGTACTAGAAATAAAGATATGTACTCCGTATGTTTGATTATTGGGTTGTAGCACAATTTCCTTCCTCCACACACCTACTTTGACACAACAAAATAGGCATTAGTATTAGTTATGAATTTGAATCATGTAAAGTTATAATAATGGGGTCATAAGTCAGAGACAACCACAAGAAAAGAAGGAAAATCTTGAACACAAAGTTTGGCAAGACAGATGCAACATTAGGTCAGGTAGAGTTGAGATGATTTTCAATTAGTAGTTACAAGTTTTTGATGGATTATGAACCAACTGGCCAATGTCAACGTCCAACACTCTTAGCAAGTAACACTCTTAGCAAGTAACAACTTTTGCCGCTTTAACCTCATTTTATGGTGGTGATCATGATTTTGTACGCTAACACACACTGGCGGATCCAGAATAACATAGTAGTGAgtgcaaaatattttttatttattttagtggGTGCAAATTGTAAAATTGTATAAGAAAAACAGGAAAAGGCTACATGTACACGTAGTGTACAAGATTTTTCTGTACAACATCATTACTTTGTTGACACATcatcaaacccactaaaaaTTGAGAATGAAAGACAATAAATATGTCATTCCAACCAATAGAAAAGCATGGTGTACAAGATAtcttgtacactaggtgtacatgtagtaAGATCCAGAAAAACTAcaaattttctgattttatagCAAAATTTTCCAAAAAACTATATTCAAGTGGGGTCAAATTAAATGACCCATATCTTGAACATTGGCTCCGCCCCTGCTAACCCAACATAATACCGGGTTATTCAAAAGCTTTGCATAACTGAAACTATTAAAACAAGCATTACTAGCTCTTACAAACTACTCTAAGCACAAAACATTAGAAATTGGAAAGGTAGTAAGCACCAACACTTGATTTGTCGACCCTTGACTGTTTAAGCCTCAATGTCCACTACAGTCTACAACATCGAGATTTAAGCGCGTTTAAGCATATGATAGTAACAATACATATGATACGATACCATTGCTTTACTTTAGAAGGAACTAATGTACCAATTAAAAGGGCACCTCTAGAAACTCCAGAAACAAAAGTACGAAATATATGATATGCAAATTAAATCCAGTGATTTACATGTATCACATAccgaataacaaaaaaaataagctTTATTCATAAGGAAACTAATTTTAGACATGTGCCCATTATGTACCATTGTACCGCATTAATTGTGCAATTATCATTTAAGGCAATTTAGGAATGGAGGCATTCATTTGTAGACCCCTATGACCCTATCCAACACCCAaatgaataaaaatatttattagtgATTTACCTGTTGACGTGGATGATAGATTGAAAATTATGTTAAAATGATACTTTTATAAACTTTTATGTGCTTAAGCATTTCTACGGAAAAACCTTTTGTCTTTTAAATTTCTTATATAAAGCAAGTCATATAAACAAACTAGTTTAGACTTTTAAAGTTTAGAAATATGGTAATATGACTCCCAAAATATTTGGATTGAATCTTGTCTACATCGATTTCGGTTGTAGCTTCATCTACAGCACAAACGACAAACCATTAGTGTAACCATTTATTTCCACTAGATaaatcaacaattttttttcctgAAACTGAAA
This sequence is a window from Spinacia oleracea cultivar Varoflay chromosome 1, BTI_SOV_V1, whole genome shotgun sequence. Protein-coding genes within it:
- the LOC110803458 gene encoding uncharacterized protein, with the translated sequence MRVLSESWCFCNGGGKSERLKASIFTTKSSAMAKLSTSSASSASASSVGGGGEASGTGFLIHRNLLLTTHGNLPSVNVAESAEIRLQNGVPATLVPHRFFITSSVLDLTIVGLDTNEGDSVAHGQQPHFKICSKLNLELGNIVFLLGHAEKKQLLIGEGKVVIATDNLIKLSTEGFTWSPGSAGFDSQGNLAFMICDPMKLATSPNTKSCSTSSSSSASWKKDLPMQFGIPMPIIYDWLNQHWEGSLDDLSKPKLPLMRLVSAGHRSEHSCASFTMRQVFKATDEIEGATSSSNTVSKPRDQPGQGCPAAGLTGEDDKAHGSTTHLQGIPTPEIYESPKVTANPVKKNETTQIQIQLLDINFPPRVFKPPSTRPSKELLPGSGENCVNEAPLLSSNKEEREEAKQRKDNEAALMEETGSTGSVGDAQSEVQSSCSPVVAVSGVRDAESSDEETLYSAETAESRNYNSPREGKFQPVGRSQSCVSYNRWGPVHRNPVARRTSLEKQRSFMQPRKTYSQGAPSHKTMDYFSPTVSSVMKKRNNEQQQQRQPPPQQPIKPRPTAVNSSPRWNF